The proteins below come from a single Solea solea chromosome 6, fSolSol10.1, whole genome shotgun sequence genomic window:
- the mustn1b gene encoding musculoskeletal embryonic nuclear protein 1b: protein MSQPGEVKKKKRPPMKEEDLKGARSKLGLKGEVKSKTYEVMVECERMGKVAPSVFSNVRTGTETVLGKNEAAKAPGASVFNK from the exons ATGTCACAG CCAGGCGaggtgaaaaagaagaagcgTCCACCTATGAAGGAGGAGGACCTGAAAGGAGCTCGCAGTAAACTGGGATTAAAGGGCGAGGTCAAGAGTAAAACCTATGAGGTCATGGTGGAGTGTG agCGTATGGGCAAAGTGGCTCCATCTGTTTTCAGCAACGTGAGGACGGGAACAGAAACAGTACTGGGCAAAAATGAAGCTGCTAAAGCTCCAGGAGCCAGTGTTTTCAacaagtag
- the LOC131460883 gene encoding inter-alpha-trypsin inhibitor heavy chain H3-like, which yields MEIEGLVYVGEVKEKEKVRKQYEKAVSSGQTAGLVKASGRKMEKFSVSVNVAAQSNVTFVLTHEELLQRKLGQYEILTRVQPKALVQNFQMVTNIYEPQGIVFVDAHATFLSDDLLPLVEKTVTDNKARVSFSPTVEQQKKCPDCEGTLIDGDFVIKYDVNREKSFGDIQIVNGYFVHFFAPSDLHRVPKNVVFVIDMSGSMRGRKIEQTREAMLQILEDLHEDDHFALIKFDDKIVSWKNSLSKATDENVAEAIADVKTLDHRGGTNINDAVISGVNLLVNDRQEMKLPERSVDMIILLTDGMPNYGEQNLEKIQENVRSAAGGNMSLFCLGFGNDVDYSFLDVMSKQNNGVARRIYEASDATLQLQGFYDEVASPLLLEVDLRYPDNAVEMLTTNHFSQLFNGSEIVVAGRLTDNDLDNFMVDVMGQGLEEDYKAQGQASPVKWTDIYPDEEYIFGDFTERLWAYLTIQQLLETSGPSDEKDNATAKALDMSLQYNFVTPLTSMVVTKPETEDGTDSFLIADKLTEEQRQEAERRGRPYMSVNPAVYTHTYQSSPTYFVDGDPHFMIELPEKEDALCFNINDRPGTIFSLVTDPQSGILVNGQIIGDKKIPPDGKMNTYFWRFGIVHQTLGVRLEVNTRDISVFQDSKWVKLLWSDSASLKGLNVDLLVTKDRSLMVTLKDSVKFVVLLHKVWEKHPYHRDYLGFYTLDSHLLSPAVHGLLGQFYHGIEYEVSELRPGEVPEKPDATMFVKGQQLNVTRGWQRDFRRDVKNGESVPCWFVHNNGTGLIDGDMTDYVVSELFKTV from the exons AT GGAAATTGAAGGTCTGGTGTATGTTGGGGAggtgaaggagaaagaaaaggtcAGGAAACAGTATGAGAAAGCTGTTTCCTCTGGACAGACTGCCGGACTGGTCAA ggCCTCTGGGAGAAAGATGGAGAAGTTTTCAGTGTCTGTCAACGTCGCAGCTCAAAGTAACGTGACCTTCGTTCTGACCCACGAGGAGCTGCTTCAGAGGAAACTGGGCCAATATGAGATTTTAACACGAGTTCAACCCAAAGCACTGGTGCAGAACTTTCAG ATGGTGACAAACATCTATGAGCCACAGGGCATTGTGTTTGTCGACGCCCACGCAACCTTCCTCAGCGATGACctgctccccctggtggagaaAACTGTCACCGACAACAAG GCACGCGTCTCCTTCTCACCGACCGTGGAACAGCAGAAGAAGTGTCCAGACTGCGAGGGAACGCTCATCGATGGCGATTTCGTCATCAAATATGACGTAAACAGAGAAAAGAGCTTTGGGGACATTCAG ATTGTGAATGGATACTTTGTCCACTTCTTCGCTCCGTCCGACCTGCACAGAGTCCCGAagaatgtggtttttgtgattgACATGAGCGGATCGATGAGAGGGAGGAAGATTGAACAG ACACGTGAGGCAATGCTGCAGATCCTCGAAGACCTGCACGAGGACGACCACTTTGCCCTCATCAAGTTTGATGACAAGATCGTCTCCTGGAAGAACTCGCTGAGCAAAGCGACCGACGAAAACGTAGCCGAGGCCATAGCTGACGTCAAAACGTTAGACCACAGAGGAG GCACCAACATCAATGACGCAGTGATAAGTGGTGTAAACCTGCTGGTCAATGACAGGCAGGAGATGAAGCTCCCTGAGAGGAGCGTAGATATGATTATTTTACTGACGGATGGAATGCCAAATTACG GGGAACAGAACCTCGAGAAAATCCAGGAGAACGTGCGTTCTGCAGCTGGAGGGAACATGTCTCTGTTCTGTCTTGGATTTGGTAATGATGTGGATTACTCCTTCCTGGATGTGatgagcaaacaaaacaatggagTCGCCCGCAGAATATATGAAGCTTCAGATGCAACGCTCCAGCTCCAG GGTTTCTATGATGAAGTTGCCAGTCCTCTGCTTTTGGAGGTGGACCTGCGTTATCCTGACAATGCAGTGGAGATGTTGACCACAAACCACTTCAGCCAGTTGTTTAACGGCTCAGAGATCGTGGTGGCTGGTCGGCTGACCGACAACGACCTGGACAACTTCATGGTGGATGTGATGGGTCAGGGG CTTGAGGAGGACTACAAAGCACAGGGTCAGGCCAGTCCTGTGAAATGGACCGACATATACCCAGATGAGGAGTACATCTTTGGGGATTTCACAGAGCGTCTGTGGGCCTATCTGACCATCCAGCAGTTACTGGAGACCAG CGGTCCCTCAGACGAGAAGGACAATGCCACAGCCAAGGCGTTGGACATGTCTCTGCAGTACAACTTCGTCACCCCTCTCACCTCCATGGTGGTCACCAAGCCTGAGACTGAAGACGGAACGGACAGCTTTCTCATTGCAGACAAGCTGACTGAAG AACAAAGACAAGAGGCAGAAAGAAGAG GGCGTCCATACATGTCTGTAAACCCTGCTGTGTACACGCACACTTACCAGTCGTCACCAACATATTTTG TGGATGGAGATCCTCATTTCATGATAGAGCTGCCAGAGAAAGAAGACGCTCTGTGCTTCAACATTAACGACAGACCAGGAACCATTTTCTCTCTGGTTACAGACCCACAATCAG GTATTTTGGTCAATGGCCAGATAATTGGAGACAAGAAAATCCCTCCTGATGGTAAAATGAACACGTATTTCTGGCGCTTTGGCATCGTCCACCAGACTCTGGGGGTGAGGCTGGAGGTGAACACTCGTGACATCTCAGTGTTCCAGGACAGCAAATGGGTCAAACTGCTGTGGTCGGACTCGGCCTCTCTCAAAGGACTCAA tgTGGATCTTCTTGTGACCAAGGACCGCAGCCTGATGGTGACTCTGAAAGATTCAGTCAAGTTTGTCGTCCTGCTACACAAAGTGTGGGAGAAGCATCCGTACCATCGGGACTATTTGGGTTTCTACACCTTGGACAGTCATCTCCTCTCCCCTGCTGTTCACGGCCTGCTGg GTCAGTTCTACCATGGGATTGAATATGAGGTGTCTGAGCTGCGTCCAGGTGAAGTCCCAGAGAAACCGGACGCCACCATGTTTGTGAAGGGACAGCAGCTCAATGTGACCAG AGGCTGGCAGAGAGACTTCAGGAGGGATGTGAAGAATGGGGAAAGCGTTCCCTGCTGGTTCGTTCACAATAATGGAACCGGCCTCATCGATGGAGACATGACAGACTATGTTGTGTCGGAACTTTTCAAAACTGTCTAA
- the LOC131460979 gene encoding inter-alpha-trypsin inhibitor heavy chain H3-like isoform X1 produces the protein MPEQGLFRFASMTVVWRILLLLAWICICLPVEAGGALVVSRSDALTQEPKESMDARSMKKRSTDPANMVEVHSVRVACAVMSRFARTVMTSKALNKANHSQEIFFNVELPKTAFITNFSMEIDGQMYVGEVKEKKTAKEQYDKAVSSGRTAGLVKASGRNMEKFSVSVNIAAESYVTFILTYEELLQRKFGQYEILTRVKPETLVQDFQIVADIYEPQGISFVEATATFLTNDLLPLVEKTVTDKKAHISFSPTLEQQRNCRGCEGTAINGDFVINYDVKRKGGLGEVQIVNGHFVHFFAPPDLPRVPKNVVFVIDRSGSMSGTKMVQTRAALVAILSDLHVDDHFALIAFDNKIITWKDFLTKATKENVTEAIAFAKKIKDNGATNINSAVLKAVSMLKKERSQKKLPERSVDMIILLTDGMPNSGVSRPATIQENVRDAVGGNMSLFCLGFGKNVDYSFLDVMSKQNKGVARRIYEGSDATLQLQGFYEEVANPLLLDVNLRYPDNAVDLLTKKHFSQLFNGSEIVVAGRLHGNDMDNFLVEVIGEGPDQNFQVQGKANVQNWDVIYPEEEYIFGDFTERLWAYLTIQQLLESSGSEQDKAKALDMSLRYSFVTPLTSMVVTKPQTEDGPDSPLIADKLTESQRQHEEKHPQRPVSSSSAASSSAASSSVANSHRPSSRVSSSRGTSSRSSSSHSDVDGDPHFMIELPNRGDALCFNINDKPGTILTLVRDPKSDFLVNGQIIGKKTVVPDANANTYFGRFGISHQKLGVRLEVSTEEISVFHDGKHVKLLWSDTASIKETNMDLKLTKNCSLTVTLRHYVKFMVIKHTKVWKRRHDQQDYLGFYTVDSHHVPASVHGLLGQFYHGVGMFEVADLHSGEIQEKLDATLYVKGQRVNVTRHWQKDFSEDVKNGESIPCWFVNNDGAGLIDGRASDYIVSGLFKTV, from the exons ATGCCGGAGCAGGGGCTTTTCAGGTTCGCAAGCATGACTGTGGTGTGGAGGATCCTGCTGCTGTTGGCCTGGATCTGCATCTGCCTTCCTGTCGAGGCTGGAGGTGCTCTGGTTGTTTCCAGGAGTGATGCTCTGACACAG GAGCCCAAAGAATCCATGGATGCCAGATCTATGAAG AAACGAAGCACAGACCCTGCAAAC ATGGTGGAGGTTCACAGTGTCAGAGTCGCCTGTGCAGTGATGTCTCGCTTCGCCCGCACCGTCATGACCTCGAAGGCTTTGAACAAAGCAAACCACTCGCAGGAAATCTTCTTCAACGTGGAGCTGCCAAAGACGGCCTTCATCACCAACTTCAGCAT GGAAATTGACGGTCAGATGTACGTTGGAGAGGTGAAGGAGAAAAAGACAGCAAAGGAGCAGTatgataaggctgtttcctctGGACGGACCGCTGGACTGGTCAA GGCCTCCGGGCGAAACATGGAGAAGTTCTCAGTGTCTGTGAACATCGCAGCGGAGAGTTACGTGACCTTTATTCTGACCTACGAGGAGCTGCTTCAGAGGAAATTCGGCCAGTATGAGATTTTAACACGCGTCAAACCTGAGACACTCGTGCAGGACTTTCAG atTGTGGCAGACATCTATGAGCCTCAGGGCATCTCCTTTGTTGAGGCCACTGCAACGTTCCTCACCAATGATCTGCTTCCTCTGGTGGAGAAAACGGTCACGGACAAAAAG gcacacatttcCTTCTCACCAACACTGGAGCAGCAGAGAAACTGTAGAGGATGTGAAGGCACCGCCATCAATGGAGATTTCGTCATCAACTACGATGTTAAAAGAAAAGGGGGCCTCGGGGAAGTGCAG ATTGTGAATGGACACTTTGTGCACTTCTTCGCTCCCCCGGATCTGCCCAGAGTTCCAAAGAATGTGGTGTTTGTGATCGACAGGAGCGGATCAATGAGCGGAACCAAGATGGTGCAG ACCCGCGCCGCATTGGTCGCCATTCTGAGCGACCTCCACGTGGATGATCACTTTGCTCTCATCGCATTCGACAACAAAATTATAACCTGGAAGGATTTTCTTACCAAGGCAACGAAGGAAAACGTGACTGAAGCCATTGCCTTTgccaagaaaataaaagacaatggAG CCACTAACATCAATAGTGCTGTTTTGAAGGCGGTGAGCATGTTGAAAAAAGAACGAAGCCAGAAGAAGCTTCCAGAGAGGAGTGTGGACATGATTATTTTACTAACTGATGGGATGCCAAACTCTG GAGTGTCCAGACCGGCGACGATCCAGGAGAATGTGCGTGATGCAGTTGGAGGGAACATGTCTCTCTTCTGTCTTGGATTTGGAAAAAATGTGGACTACTCCTTCCTGGATGTGATGAGCAAACAGAACAAAGGAGTCGCCCGCAGAATATATGAAGGTTCGGACGCAACGCTTCAACTCCAG GGTTTCTATGAGGAAGTGGCCAACCCTCTGCTCTTGGACGTAAACCTCCGTTATCCTGACAACGCAGTGGACCTGTTAACCAAGAAACACTTCAGCCAATTGTTTAACGGCTCAGAGATTGTGGTGGCCGGCCGTCTGCATGGCAATGACATGGACAACTTCCTGGTGGAAGTCATTGGCGAGGGG CCTGACCAGAACTTCCAAGTGCAGGGAAAGGCAAATGTGCAAAACTGGGATGTGATCTACCCAGAAGAGGAGTACATCTTTGGGGATTTCACAGAGCGTTTGTGGGCATACCTCACCATTCAGCAGTTACTGGAGAGCAG TGGTTCTGAGCAAGATAAAGCCAAGGCACTGGACATGTCTCTGCGGTACAGCTTTGTCACCCCTCTCACCTCCATGGTGGTCACCAAGCCGCAGACTGAGGATGGACCTGACAGCCCTCTCATTGCAGACAAGCTGACTGAGA GCCAGCGACAGCATGAAGAGAAACACCCAC AGCGTCCAGTTAGTAGCTCTAGTGCTGCTAGCTCCAGTGCTGCTAGCTCTAGTGTTGCTAATTCCCATCGTCCCAGTTCCCGTGTTTCCAGCTCTCGAGGTACCAGTTCGCGAAGTTCCAGTTCTCACTCAGATG TGGACGGAGACCCTCATTTCATGATAGAACTGCCAAACAGAGGCGATGCCCTGTGCTTTAACATCAACGACAAACCAGGAACCATTTTAACTCTGGTCAGAGATCCAAAATCAG ATTTTTTGGTGAATGGCCAAATTATAGGCAAGAAGACAGTTGTTCCTGATGCTAACGCCAACACCTACTTTGGGCGTTTTGGCATCAGCCACCAGAAGCTGGGGGTGAGGCTGGAGGTCAGCACTGAGGAAATCTCCGTCTTCCATGACGGTAAACACGTTAAGCTGCTGTGGTCAGATACAGCATCTATCAAGGAAACCAA TATGGACCTCAAGCTTACAAAGAACTGCAGCCTGACTGTGACGCTGAGGCACTACGTTAAATTCATggtcatcaaacacacaaaggtgTGGAAGAGACGCCACGATCAGCAGGACTACCTGGGTTTCTACACTGTGGACAGTCACCACGTGCCTGCTTCAGTTCATGGCCTGCTTG GTCAGTTCTATCATGGGGTAGGTATGTTTGAGGTGGCAGACCTGCACTCAGGAGAAATCCAGGAGAAATTAGATGCAACCTTGTATGTGAAGGGACAGCGAGTCAACGTGACCAG ACACTGGCAGAAGGACTTCAGTGAAGACGTGAAGAACGGGGAAAGTATCCCCTGCTGGTTTGTTAACAATGATGGCGCAGGACTCATTGATGGAAGAGCCTCAGACTATATTGTGTCGGGGCTTTTTAAGACGGTTTGA
- the LOC131460979 gene encoding inter-alpha-trypsin inhibitor heavy chain H3-like isoform X2, with translation MVEVHSVRVACAVMSRFARTVMTSKALNKANHSQEIFFNVELPKTAFITNFSMEIDGQMYVGEVKEKKTAKEQYDKAVSSGRTAGLVKASGRNMEKFSVSVNIAAESYVTFILTYEELLQRKFGQYEILTRVKPETLVQDFQIVADIYEPQGISFVEATATFLTNDLLPLVEKTVTDKKAHISFSPTLEQQRNCRGCEGTAINGDFVINYDVKRKGGLGEVQIVNGHFVHFFAPPDLPRVPKNVVFVIDRSGSMSGTKMVQTRAALVAILSDLHVDDHFALIAFDNKIITWKDFLTKATKENVTEAIAFAKKIKDNGATNINSAVLKAVSMLKKERSQKKLPERSVDMIILLTDGMPNSGVSRPATIQENVRDAVGGNMSLFCLGFGKNVDYSFLDVMSKQNKGVARRIYEGSDATLQLQGFYEEVANPLLLDVNLRYPDNAVDLLTKKHFSQLFNGSEIVVAGRLHGNDMDNFLVEVIGEGPDQNFQVQGKANVQNWDVIYPEEEYIFGDFTERLWAYLTIQQLLESSGSEQDKAKALDMSLRYSFVTPLTSMVVTKPQTEDGPDSPLIADKLTESQRQHEEKHPQRPVSSSSAASSSAASSSVANSHRPSSRVSSSRGTSSRSSSSHSDVDGDPHFMIELPNRGDALCFNINDKPGTILTLVRDPKSDFLVNGQIIGKKTVVPDANANTYFGRFGISHQKLGVRLEVSTEEISVFHDGKHVKLLWSDTASIKETNMDLKLTKNCSLTVTLRHYVKFMVIKHTKVWKRRHDQQDYLGFYTVDSHHVPASVHGLLGQFYHGVGMFEVADLHSGEIQEKLDATLYVKGQRVNVTRHWQKDFSEDVKNGESIPCWFVNNDGAGLIDGRASDYIVSGLFKTV, from the exons ATGGTGGAGGTTCACAGTGTCAGAGTCGCCTGTGCAGTGATGTCTCGCTTCGCCCGCACCGTCATGACCTCGAAGGCTTTGAACAAAGCAAACCACTCGCAGGAAATCTTCTTCAACGTGGAGCTGCCAAAGACGGCCTTCATCACCAACTTCAGCAT GGAAATTGACGGTCAGATGTACGTTGGAGAGGTGAAGGAGAAAAAGACAGCAAAGGAGCAGTatgataaggctgtttcctctGGACGGACCGCTGGACTGGTCAA GGCCTCCGGGCGAAACATGGAGAAGTTCTCAGTGTCTGTGAACATCGCAGCGGAGAGTTACGTGACCTTTATTCTGACCTACGAGGAGCTGCTTCAGAGGAAATTCGGCCAGTATGAGATTTTAACACGCGTCAAACCTGAGACACTCGTGCAGGACTTTCAG atTGTGGCAGACATCTATGAGCCTCAGGGCATCTCCTTTGTTGAGGCCACTGCAACGTTCCTCACCAATGATCTGCTTCCTCTGGTGGAGAAAACGGTCACGGACAAAAAG gcacacatttcCTTCTCACCAACACTGGAGCAGCAGAGAAACTGTAGAGGATGTGAAGGCACCGCCATCAATGGAGATTTCGTCATCAACTACGATGTTAAAAGAAAAGGGGGCCTCGGGGAAGTGCAG ATTGTGAATGGACACTTTGTGCACTTCTTCGCTCCCCCGGATCTGCCCAGAGTTCCAAAGAATGTGGTGTTTGTGATCGACAGGAGCGGATCAATGAGCGGAACCAAGATGGTGCAG ACCCGCGCCGCATTGGTCGCCATTCTGAGCGACCTCCACGTGGATGATCACTTTGCTCTCATCGCATTCGACAACAAAATTATAACCTGGAAGGATTTTCTTACCAAGGCAACGAAGGAAAACGTGACTGAAGCCATTGCCTTTgccaagaaaataaaagacaatggAG CCACTAACATCAATAGTGCTGTTTTGAAGGCGGTGAGCATGTTGAAAAAAGAACGAAGCCAGAAGAAGCTTCCAGAGAGGAGTGTGGACATGATTATTTTACTAACTGATGGGATGCCAAACTCTG GAGTGTCCAGACCGGCGACGATCCAGGAGAATGTGCGTGATGCAGTTGGAGGGAACATGTCTCTCTTCTGTCTTGGATTTGGAAAAAATGTGGACTACTCCTTCCTGGATGTGATGAGCAAACAGAACAAAGGAGTCGCCCGCAGAATATATGAAGGTTCGGACGCAACGCTTCAACTCCAG GGTTTCTATGAGGAAGTGGCCAACCCTCTGCTCTTGGACGTAAACCTCCGTTATCCTGACAACGCAGTGGACCTGTTAACCAAGAAACACTTCAGCCAATTGTTTAACGGCTCAGAGATTGTGGTGGCCGGCCGTCTGCATGGCAATGACATGGACAACTTCCTGGTGGAAGTCATTGGCGAGGGG CCTGACCAGAACTTCCAAGTGCAGGGAAAGGCAAATGTGCAAAACTGGGATGTGATCTACCCAGAAGAGGAGTACATCTTTGGGGATTTCACAGAGCGTTTGTGGGCATACCTCACCATTCAGCAGTTACTGGAGAGCAG TGGTTCTGAGCAAGATAAAGCCAAGGCACTGGACATGTCTCTGCGGTACAGCTTTGTCACCCCTCTCACCTCCATGGTGGTCACCAAGCCGCAGACTGAGGATGGACCTGACAGCCCTCTCATTGCAGACAAGCTGACTGAGA GCCAGCGACAGCATGAAGAGAAACACCCAC AGCGTCCAGTTAGTAGCTCTAGTGCTGCTAGCTCCAGTGCTGCTAGCTCTAGTGTTGCTAATTCCCATCGTCCCAGTTCCCGTGTTTCCAGCTCTCGAGGTACCAGTTCGCGAAGTTCCAGTTCTCACTCAGATG TGGACGGAGACCCTCATTTCATGATAGAACTGCCAAACAGAGGCGATGCCCTGTGCTTTAACATCAACGACAAACCAGGAACCATTTTAACTCTGGTCAGAGATCCAAAATCAG ATTTTTTGGTGAATGGCCAAATTATAGGCAAGAAGACAGTTGTTCCTGATGCTAACGCCAACACCTACTTTGGGCGTTTTGGCATCAGCCACCAGAAGCTGGGGGTGAGGCTGGAGGTCAGCACTGAGGAAATCTCCGTCTTCCATGACGGTAAACACGTTAAGCTGCTGTGGTCAGATACAGCATCTATCAAGGAAACCAA TATGGACCTCAAGCTTACAAAGAACTGCAGCCTGACTGTGACGCTGAGGCACTACGTTAAATTCATggtcatcaaacacacaaaggtgTGGAAGAGACGCCACGATCAGCAGGACTACCTGGGTTTCTACACTGTGGACAGTCACCACGTGCCTGCTTCAGTTCATGGCCTGCTTG GTCAGTTCTATCATGGGGTAGGTATGTTTGAGGTGGCAGACCTGCACTCAGGAGAAATCCAGGAGAAATTAGATGCAACCTTGTATGTGAAGGGACAGCGAGTCAACGTGACCAG ACACTGGCAGAAGGACTTCAGTGAAGACGTGAAGAACGGGGAAAGTATCCCCTGCTGGTTTGTTAACAATGATGGCGCAGGACTCATTGATGGAAGAGCCTCAGACTATATTGTGTCGGGGCTTTTTAAGACGGTTTGA